A portion of the Acidihalobacter yilgarnensis genome contains these proteins:
- the sppA gene encoding signal peptide peptidase SppA has product MSKVMAPLRWLDRVLHGLRRITLNLITLGILVAIALALFKATQHPTVPDQAVLVVAPQGHLVYSYSEGKWQRAAGALLDRPPNEVLIRQLTAAIDRAATDPRIKLMTLNLRQFQGGSLTQLEVVARALTRFRKAGKPIYAYADSYSQGDYLLAAQANHVYLNPLGAVLIDGYSDYQPYFKTLLDRLGVAMYAFREGKYKSAVEPFTRSDMSADAREENSAWLQTWWSSYTANVAAGRKLKAAQIRAYAEQLPMLTQTAGGDTARLAQEQGLIDQIGTWHTFAKAVATAAGRSPHSIDYRAYDAATAKPPEGSAAIAVVPIDGMIVGGATPIPGAVVSGPTVAQLDHLLHDPTVHAVVLQVDSPGGSVDASEDIRAAVLRLRAAGKPVVVSMGTLAASGAYMISSAAQTLYAHRTTITADIGVFALVPNFSGAFGKLGIAVSGIGTTPTAGTASPMMPLNPALGAALQSHVSYLYRRFVDQVAQGRKLSFAQVDAAAQGRAWSGEAALRLKLVDHLGGMPEALADAARLAHLKPGSYRIDYLPRPDPGDSLGDLGGHLALFLGTSANSDPLTANLAIANLLGMHTGELRNAMLLLRSARPYGYFAYAPVVVPR; this is encoded by the coding sequence ATGAGCAAGGTGATGGCACCGCTTCGTTGGCTCGACCGAGTGCTGCACGGTTTACGCCGGATCACGCTCAACCTGATTACACTCGGCATCCTGGTGGCCATCGCACTCGCACTGTTCAAAGCCACACAGCACCCCACGGTGCCGGACCAGGCGGTACTGGTCGTCGCGCCGCAAGGACATCTGGTCTACAGCTACAGCGAGGGCAAATGGCAACGGGCCGCCGGCGCGCTGCTCGACCGCCCGCCCAACGAAGTGCTGATCCGCCAACTGACCGCCGCGATCGACCGGGCGGCGACCGATCCCCGCATCAAACTGATGACGCTCAACCTACGCCAGTTCCAGGGCGGCAGCCTCACTCAGCTTGAAGTCGTGGCGCGTGCGCTAACGCGCTTCCGCAAGGCCGGCAAACCCATCTACGCCTACGCAGACAGCTATTCGCAAGGCGACTACCTGCTCGCGGCGCAAGCGAACCACGTCTACCTCAACCCGCTGGGCGCGGTCTTGATCGACGGTTACTCGGATTACCAGCCCTACTTCAAAACCCTGCTCGATCGGCTGGGCGTGGCGATGTATGCCTTCCGCGAGGGCAAATACAAATCCGCAGTCGAACCCTTCACGCGCAGCGACATGTCTGCTGATGCGCGTGAAGAAAACAGCGCGTGGCTGCAGACCTGGTGGTCCAGCTACACGGCAAACGTCGCGGCCGGGCGCAAGCTAAAGGCGGCGCAGATACGCGCCTACGCCGAACAACTGCCCATGCTCACGCAAACGGCCGGCGGCGATACCGCGCGGCTGGCTCAGGAGCAAGGTCTGATCGACCAGATCGGCACCTGGCATACATTTGCCAAGGCCGTCGCCACGGCTGCGGGGCGGTCGCCGCACTCAATCGACTACCGTGCCTACGACGCGGCCACCGCCAAGCCACCCGAAGGCTCGGCTGCGATTGCCGTGGTGCCCATCGACGGCATGATCGTCGGCGGCGCCACGCCGATACCGGGTGCCGTGGTTTCAGGCCCCACCGTCGCACAGCTCGACCACCTATTGCACGATCCCACCGTGCACGCCGTCGTCCTCCAGGTCGACTCGCCCGGCGGCAGCGTCGACGCCTCCGAGGACATCCGCGCCGCCGTGCTGCGCCTGCGCGCGGCTGGCAAGCCGGTCGTCGTCTCCATGGGCACGCTCGCCGCCTCCGGCGCTTACATGATCTCCAGCGCCGCGCAAACCCTCTACGCGCACCGCACCACCATCACGGCCGACATCGGCGTGTTCGCGCTTGTCCCCAATTTCTCCGGCGCGTTCGGCAAACTCGGCATCGCCGTATCCGGCATCGGCACCACGCCGACCGCGGGCACCGCATCACCGATGATGCCGCTCAACCCGGCGCTGGGCGCGGCTTTGCAAAGCCACGTTAGCTACCTCTATCGGCGTTTCGTGGATCAGGTCGCTCAGGGACGCAAGCTCAGCTTCGCGCAGGTCGACGCGGCGGCCCAGGGTCGCGCCTGGAGTGGCGAGGCAGCGCTACGCCTCAAGCTCGTCGACCATCTGGGCGGTATGCCCGAAGCCCTGGCGGACGCCGCCAGACTCGCGCACCTCAAGCCCGGCAGCTACCGCATCGACTACCTACCGCGCCCCGACCCGGGCGATTCGCTCGGCGACCTCGGCGGACACCTCGCCCTATTCCTCGGCACCTCGGCGAACAGCGATCCCCTCACTGCGAACCTCGCCATTGCCAACCTGCTGGGCATGCACACCGGCGAGCTCCGCAACGCCATGCTGCTGCTGCGCAGCGCACGGCCCTACGGCTACTTCGCCTACGCGCCCGTCGTCGTGCCGCGTTGA
- a CDS encoding GFA family protein — protein sequence MNSYSGSCFCGEVRYKINSEILNAVNCHCAFCRSHSGAAFSTYAVFPQASLEITKGEDKLTCFQADEGRKYFCGVCGTPVFNLNNRYPGVCIMYFGTLENAKTISPAINAWCESKLGWVDALSSLPSTAQAVGRQ from the coding sequence GTGAATTCATACAGTGGGTCATGTTTCTGTGGCGAGGTACGTTACAAAATCAACTCTGAAATACTGAATGCGGTCAATTGTCACTGCGCTTTTTGCCGATCCCATAGTGGAGCGGCGTTCTCGACATACGCGGTATTTCCGCAGGCTTCTCTTGAGATCACGAAAGGTGAAGACAAGTTGACGTGTTTTCAGGCAGACGAGGGAAGGAAATATTTTTGTGGTGTGTGCGGCACGCCTGTATTTAACTTGAATAATCGATATCCGGGAGTGTGCATAATGTATTTTGGCACCCTGGAAAATGCAAAAACGATTTCGCCAGCGATCAACGCCTGGTGCGAAAGTAAATTGGGGTGGGTGGACGCTTTATCCTCTCTCCCATCTACGGCACAGGCTGTTGGGCGGCAATAA
- a CDS encoding TspO/MBR family protein — protein MRPRSYTRQLLGLVGWFLFVYATATIGAVASIQAVSFYLQLTRPAWAPPAWAFGPVWTALYALMAMAAWLVWRSPGRSRGALTLFVIQLAANALWSWLFFVWHIGAYAFIEVLLVVLIVATLAEFWRVSRLAAALLLPYLAWVLFAAMLTWSVWRNNPGFLG, from the coding sequence ATGCGACCACGTTCATATACCCGTCAATTGCTCGGACTCGTCGGATGGTTTCTGTTTGTATACGCGACGGCAACCATCGGTGCGGTGGCGTCGATCCAGGCCGTCTCGTTCTATCTGCAGCTCACGCGACCTGCTTGGGCGCCGCCGGCATGGGCGTTCGGGCCGGTATGGACCGCGCTTTATGCGTTGATGGCGATGGCGGCCTGGCTGGTTTGGCGCAGTCCGGGGCGGTCACGCGGTGCGCTGACCCTGTTCGTGATTCAGCTTGCGGCCAATGCCCTCTGGTCGTGGCTGTTTTTTGTCTGGCACATCGGCGCCTATGCCTTCATCGAGGTGTTGTTGGTGGTCCTGATCGTCGCCACTCTGGCTGAATTCTGGCGGGTGAGCCGACTCGCGGCGGCGCTGTTGTTGCCTTACTTGGCCTGGGTTTTGTTCGCGGCGATGCTGACGTGGTCTGTATGGCGAAATAACCCGGGGTTTCTGGGGTGA